The sequence AGTATCATCTACTACATCATAAGTGATTCTTGTTTCAGAGTTATTATCTACTAATTCTCCAATTATATATTGCATTAATTTTTCTAATTTTTCCATTTTTCCTCCTAGTTACTTTTTATTTATGTATAGAGAGCCCTTCCAAGGTCCCTCTTCTGTTATTTTTGCCTCTACTCCATAGTTTTTATCTAAGTCTTCTATAATAGTCCTTACAAAATCTTTGAAATCATCAGTAGAGATTACATTTACAATACCAGCATTGGCATCTACTGTTCTCACTACTCCTATTCCTTCATAAGCTTCTATTACCTTATTGATAAAATCTATGTCCTCTTTTCTACTCTGTATTAAAAACTCATAGCTTGATAACATAGTTCCTCCAAACCTTCTATATAAAAATTCAAGAATAACGAAAAAGGTTATTCTTGATTTTTTAATTACTTATTTTCAAATATTAATATCAATCTTATAAAATCCTCTATTGAAAGATTTTCTGCTCTCTCTGTTTCTGGTATCTCTGCCTTAGCTAATATAACTCTCAACTCATCTTTAGAATATCCTAGAGTAGAGAAGTTATTTAATAGATTTTTTCTCTTATTTGAGAAACCAGCTTTTACATATTTAAAGAAAGTATCCTCATCAACTTGATTTATATATCTATTGTCCTTGTAAAGTTTAATAGACATAAAAG comes from Fusobacterium necrogenes and encodes:
- a CDS encoding DUF4911 domain-containing protein, which translates into the protein MLSSYEFLIQSRKEDIDFINKVIEAYEGIGVVRTVDANAGIVNVISTDDFKDFVRTIIEDLDKNYGVEAKITEEGPWKGSLYINKK